The nucleotide sequence TTGTGGTGATCCGCCACAATCCGGTTCCCCGTGACAGCCTGTCCAGGACCACGAAGGGCGCAGGCGGGCTCCGCCCGGTGGGCTCTGTCCTGGCACTGGCATCGTGCTGGCACAGCCCCAGTCTGCGACGCGTCGATGACCTCCCGGTGGCCATCGGATGGACAACAGGTGCGGTGTCTCACCCCGAAGTGCCCGGGGTGCCCGTCTCTGCGATCTCATTCGCACGCCATGATCACGATGCGCGGTCGGTGTCAGCCGGTGCAGAACACCCATGACGGTCTGCCCGCTCCCTGCGCCGACGCCAGGAGCCCGACGGGGGCGCGGGGAACGGTCCGCTGGATCCGCCCTGGTCAGCGACCGCCGTCCGGCCTCCGTATCCGGAGCAGTCCCCGCAGAGACCACACCGTGGGCAACCACCCGTGCGGGAGCCCCCGAAGGGACAACCTCCGACGACGCCACGGAAGCTGCCGCCGCCGCCGGCGGCAAGCGGCGGCTGGTCGGGATCGACGCGGCCCGCGGCCTGGCACTGATCGGCATGGTCTCCATCCACATCCTGCCCGCCTGGGACCCGGAGACCTTCGCCCCCACCGCCCAGTGGACGCTCTTCGCCGGACGCTCCGCCGCCCTGTTCGCGCTGTTGGCCGGGGTGAGCCTGGCCTTCACCTCCGGAGGACGCACCGCCCACACCGGCCGGGCGATGAACGCCACTGGGGCCGGGATCCTGGTCCGGGCCGGGTTGATCACCGCCCTGGGCCTGGCGATCAACCCGCTGATCCCGGGCGCCACCGCCGAGGAGATCCCGGCGATCAACATCCTGATCTACTACGGGACCTTCTTCGTCCTGGCCATCCCGTTCCTGAGCCTGTCCGCCAAGGCCCTCTTCCGCTGGGCGGCGGTGTTCGCCCTGGCCGCCCCGGTGCTCATGCACGCCACCCGTGAGGCCCTGCCGGCCGCCGCGGCGCTCAACCCCGGCTTCGCCGACCTGGCCGCCGACCCCGGGGCCACCCTCGCCCACCTGCTGCTGACCGGCACCTATCCGGCCCTGCCGTACCTGGCCTACCTGCTGGTCGGTCTGGGGATCGGGCGGCTGAACCTGGCCGGCATCCAGGTCCAGGCCGGCCTGCTGCTGGTCGGCCTCGGGGTCGCCGTGGTGGCGTGGCTGGCCTACTGGGTGCTGATCCTCCAGGCCGGCGGCTACGACCAGCTCATGACCCACACCCCGGCCCTGACCGAGGACGGGATCGACGACATCATCGTCTTCGGCCCGGACCCGGTGCTGCCGACCACCACCTGGTGGTGGCTGGCGATTGCGGGTCCGCACACCAACACGCCCCTGGCCCTGGCGATGGGCCTGGGCTCGGGGGCGGCCGTGCTCGGGGGCTTCCTCCTGCTCACCCGCCGCTTCGGGAGCTGGGTGCTGCCGCTGAGCGCGATGGGCACCATGACCCTCACCCTGTACTCGGCTCATCTGCTGGCCCTGTCCGCCGAGGTGCACTACGACCAGCCCTACCTGTGGATCTTCCTCCAGATCGGGGTGGCCGCGCTTTTCGCCACCGCCTGGCACCGCACCCTCGGACAGGGACCTCTCGAACGCGTCGTGGCCCGTGGCGCAGGCCTCACCCGCCGCCTGGTCCTCGCCGGGCGGCGCACGCGCTGACAGCACGGCATCTGCACGCCGACGGACACCGGGCGATCCGACAGGCCAGTTGCCCTCGGCGTCGATGACGGACGATGCCGGTCACCGTGCACAGGGCGTGGGAAGGGCGCAGGGAGGGCATCAGGTGCCGGCAGTAGCATCGTCGACAGTTGATGACGAATCTCAGGAGGTGTGGTCATGGATCGTTCCCGTCCGGAGTGCTGGTTGACGGACATGGACGGGGTGCTCGTCCGTGAGGGCGAGGCCCTTCCGGGCGCCGCTGACTTCTTGCAGCGCCTCGTCGACCAGGAACGCCGTTTCCTGGTGCTGACCAACAACTCGATCTACACCCCCCGAGACCTCGCGGCCCGGCTGGCCAAGAGTGGGCTGACCGTGCCCGAGGAGTCGATCTGGACCTCTGCGCTGGCCACCGCCGGGTTCCTCGCCGACCAGGTCCCCGGTGGCTCGGCGTACGTGGTCGGTGAGGCAGGCCTGACCACCGCGCTGTACGAAGTGGGCTACACCCTCACCGATGTCAGCCCCGACTACGTGGTCCTGGGGGAGACCCGGACGTACTCCTTCGAGGCCATCACCAAGGCGATCCGGCTGATCGAGTCCGGGTCGCGCTTCATCGCGACCAACCCGGACGCCACCGGACCCTCAGCCGAGGGGCCGCTGCCGGCGACCGGTGCGGTCGCGGCCCTGATCACTCGGGCCACCGGTGCCGTTCCGTACTTCGTCGGCAAGCCCAACCCGATGATGTTCCGCAGTGCGATGAACCGCATCGAGGCCCACTCCGAGACCACGGTGATGGTCGGTGACCGGATGGACACCGACGTCGTCGCGGGCATCGAAGCCGGGCTGGAGACGATTCTGGTGTTGAGCGGATCCACACAAGCATCCGACATCCCCACCTACCCGTACCGCCCCGGACGGGTCCGGGACTCGATCGCCGACGTCATCGAGCTCATCTGACACAGGACCCCCACGACCTCCGGTCACCCGGGGCGCCATCCACTGACGTCTGTTCGGCCTGCCCCGGGCAGCGGCCACAGCCCCGGCCCGGGGGTGTGGTCGCGCAGCCGCCGGCTGGCCTGTGGACGCCGGGGCCGGACACGGATCGTTTCGACGACGTCGCGTCAGGCCCGGTTCAAGGCCGGCAAGCGATGGACATCCTTGCTGCTGCCCTCCTCCTGCCCAGTCGCTCCGGTCCCGTCGGTGCGGTGTCGCGCCGGGATCACCGCGGCCATCCCAATGCGGACAGCCATGCCGCGCACAGTCCCGGCCAGGCTTCTGGCTCCCCGCTGCCCTCGGCCAGTCCGAGGCCGTGCGTCCCTGCGGGAAAGACGTGCAGAGCGTGGGGTACGTCCGCGTTTGCCAGGGCCAGAGCCAGAAGGTAGGAGTGCTGCACCGGCACTGACGGGTCGTCGGCGGTGTGCCAGATGAAGAACGGTGGTGCCGTCGTGGTCACCAGGCGGTCAAGGGACGTTGCGACCCGTTCCTCGGTGCTGGGGGAGGGACCCAGGAGTTCCTCCTGGCTGCCCTTGTCGGTGTCGAGCTCCATGGACACCACCGGATAGCAGAGCATCACCGCGTCGACTCGCTCGAGGGCGGAAGGTGCAGCGCTCAGGGCGGCATGGCCGGCCAGGTGCCCGCCGGCGGACGATCCGAGCAGGGCGACCCGTTCGGCACCGTTCGTCCGGATCCGGCGGATCTCGGCCCGTACCGCTTCCAGCGGACCCGGGTGCCTGGTGTGCACCGGATAGCGGAACACGCTCGTTGACAGTCCGAGCTGCCCGAGCCACTCGGCGATGGGCTCCGCTTCGTTGTCGGCGTGACCGGCGTACCCGCCTCCGGGAAGGACGATGACGTGCGTGGCCGGGTCCGGCTCGGCGGGGCGCGTGGCGGTCTCGGCCGAGGTAACAGCGCGATCCGCCGAGGACTGTGGTGAGTTCATGACGTCAGCATTCCAGGGTCTGTGGTCCCCGCGCGGGTTGGGCGCAGCCCTTTGGCTTCCTGACGAAAGAGTCACACCGAGATGACGAATGTTGACTGTCAACAGTCGGCCGCGATAGCGTGATGCACAGCACACGTTCTCGACGGCTACAGGCAAGGACGGCATCGCATGATCTCTTCCCGGTTGGGCTGCTCGTCCATCAGCTTCCGGCACCAGCCGCTGCCCGAGGCGCTACGCACCATTGGAGGGCTCGGCTTCGAGGAGATCGATCTGGGGGCCCTGCCGGGGGTCTGCGACCACGTCCCCTACGTGCTGGACGCCGCTGCCGTCGAGCAGGTCGCCGCCGACGTGCACCACTCGGGTCTGCGCGTGCGCTCGGTCAACGGGGACGTGGGTGATCTCAACGTGGTCCTGGACGAGGCGCAGCGTGCAGAGCGCGCGGACCACCTCGACATGCTCCTCGAGCTCACGGCCGCCGTCGGCGCCGAGGCCCTCGTCCTGCCCTGCGGGGCGCTGGACCACGAGCCGATCCGCTCCCTCGAGGAGGACGTCCGTACGGTGGCCGGGGAACTGGCCCAGGCATCCCGGCGGGCCGCGGCGGCCGGCGTCGAGCTGTGGTGCGAGTCGTTGCACTTCTTCCGGCTGTGCTGGAACGAGGACCGCGCGCGGCGGCTGGCGGACGAGCTCGAGGGCACCGGCGTGGGTGTGGTCATGGACTTCAGCCACATCGTGGCCTCCGGCGGGGATCCGGTGCGCTTCGTGGAGAGCTTCGCCGAGCAGCTCACCCACGTGCACCTGCGCGACGCCACCGCGGGAAACATCAACCTGAGCATCGGCAACGGCGAGGCCGACTTCGCCGCCGGCCTGCGGGCTCTGGAGCGTGTCGGGTACACCGGCCACTTCTCGCTCGAGCTCGAGACCCGCGACGTCAGCCACGACCAGCGCCCGGCGGCCGCCCGCGTGGCCGCCGCGCACATCACGTCACTGCTGTAGAACCCATCATCACTCACCCTAGGAGCACCATGTCGATCGTTCAGCGCACCGCCGTCATCACCGGAGCCACGTCCGAGAAGGGCATCGGAGTCACCACAGCCCGCCGTTTCGCTCGTGAAGGATGGGGGGTGGTGATTCTCGATCTCGACGCCGAGAAGTCCGCCCGGGTCGCCCAGGACATCGGGCAGGAGTGCGGCGTGCCGGCCTTCGGCCACGCGATCGACGTCGCGGACGAGGCCTCGGTGACCGCCGCCCACGACGCGGTGGCCGCCGAGGTCGCTGCCGGCGCCCTTCCGCCGGTGGGGGCCGTGGTCAACATCGCCGGGATCACCTCCCCGGTCCCGTTCCTGGAGACCACCCTGGAGCTGTGGCACAAGGTCATGGACGTCAACGCCACCGGCACCTACCTGGTCACCAAGGCGTTCCTGCCCGAGATGATCGAGCAGGGCTGGGGCAGGGTCGTGAACATGTCCTCCGTGTCCGCCCAGCGCGGCGGCGGGGTCTTCGGCAAGGTGCCCTACTCCGCGGCCAAGGCCGCCATCCTGGGCTTCACCAAGGCGCTGGCCCGCGAGCTGGGCACGACCGGGGTCACGGTCAACGCGGTGACCCCCGGGGCGGTCGACACCAACATCCGCGTGG is from Kocuria rosea and encodes:
- a CDS encoding heparan-alpha-glucosaminide N-acetyltransferase domain-containing protein, translated to MVSIHILPAWDPETFAPTAQWTLFAGRSAALFALLAGVSLAFTSGGRTAHTGRAMNATGAGILVRAGLITALGLAINPLIPGATAEEIPAINILIYYGTFFVLAIPFLSLSAKALFRWAAVFALAAPVLMHATREALPAAAALNPGFADLAADPGATLAHLLLTGTYPALPYLAYLLVGLGIGRLNLAGIQVQAGLLLVGLGVAVVAWLAYWVLILQAGGYDQLMTHTPALTEDGIDDIIVFGPDPVLPTTTWWWLAIAGPHTNTPLALAMGLGSGAAVLGGFLLLTRRFGSWVLPLSAMGTMTLTLYSAHLLALSAEVHYDQPYLWIFLQIGVAALFATAWHRTLGQGPLERVVARGAGLTRRLVLAGRRTR
- a CDS encoding HAD-IIA family hydrolase codes for the protein MDRSRPECWLTDMDGVLVREGEALPGAADFLQRLVDQERRFLVLTNNSIYTPRDLAARLAKSGLTVPEESIWTSALATAGFLADQVPGGSAYVVGEAGLTTALYEVGYTLTDVSPDYVVLGETRTYSFEAITKAIRLIESGSRFIATNPDATGPSAEGPLPATGAVAALITRATGAVPYFVGKPNPMMFRSAMNRIEAHSETTVMVGDRMDTDVVAGIEAGLETILVLSGSTQASDIPTYPYRPGRVRDSIADVIELI
- a CDS encoding alpha/beta hydrolase, producing the protein MNSPQSSADRAVTSAETATRPAEPDPATHVIVLPGGGYAGHADNEAEPIAEWLGQLGLSTSVFRYPVHTRHPGPLEAVRAEIRRIRTNGAERVALLGSSAGGHLAGHAALSAAPSALERVDAVMLCYPVVSMELDTDKGSQEELLGPSPSTEERVATSLDRLVTTTAPPFFIWHTADDPSVPVQHSYLLALALANADVPHALHVFPAGTHGLGLAEGSGEPEAWPGLCAAWLSALGWPR
- a CDS encoding sugar phosphate isomerase/epimerase family protein; this encodes MISSRLGCSSISFRHQPLPEALRTIGGLGFEEIDLGALPGVCDHVPYVLDAAAVEQVAADVHHSGLRVRSVNGDVGDLNVVLDEAQRAERADHLDMLLELTAAVGAEALVLPCGALDHEPIRSLEEDVRTVAGELAQASRRAAAAGVELWCESLHFFRLCWNEDRARRLADELEGTGVGVVMDFSHIVASGGDPVRFVESFAEQLTHVHLRDATAGNINLSIGNGEADFAAGLRALERVGYTGHFSLELETRDVSHDQRPAAARVAAAHITSLL
- a CDS encoding SDR family NAD(P)-dependent oxidoreductase codes for the protein MSIVQRTAVITGATSEKGIGVTTARRFAREGWGVVILDLDAEKSARVAQDIGQECGVPAFGHAIDVADEASVTAAHDAVAAEVAAGALPPVGAVVNIAGITSPVPFLETTLELWHKVMDVNATGTYLVTKAFLPEMIEQGWGRVVNMSSVSAQRGGGVFGKVPYSAAKAAILGFTKALARELGTTGVTVNAVTPGAVDTNIRVGSTDEQEAAIAAGIPVGRTATTEEIAASITFLASEDSSYLTGVTLDINGGSHMH